In the genome of Acidovorax sp. 69, the window CGCAGCGTGAACGGCTTCAGGTGCCTTGACGCCGACTCAGCAGCCATTGCAGCGGCAGCATCAGCTCACGGTGCATCAGTCTTTCACCGCCAAAGTGGCCACCCCATACACCGGCGCCCCCAGCCAGGGCCGCCACAGCGCATCCAGCGTGATGCCCGCCCAGCCATAGCCTTCCGCCGCACTCTGTTCGCGCAGCAGCCGCAGGCGCGGGTGCGCAGTGGTCAGCTCCACCATGCGGCCCACGCCCCAGCAAAACTCCGCCCCCGTAGGCCCCACGCTGGGGTGCCGGGCAGCATGGCCCACGGCCTGGCGCGTCAGCACATCCAGCACGATGCGCGAACCCGGCGGTGCGCACTGCGCAAACTCGGCCAACACGGCATGCACCTGTGTGGGCTGCAGGTACATCAACACGCCTTCACACACCAGCAAGACCGGCTGCGCGCTGCTGCGCGAAGGCAACCCCAGCCGTTTCCACCAGCCCGGCTGCGCGAGGTCTACCTCAGCATGGCGCGCACGTGGCGCACGCGGGGGCAGCAACGGCTGGCGCAACGCCATCACCTCGGGCAAGTCGGCATCCAGCCACTGGTTGGCCCCCGTGTCCAGCCACTGAAAATGGTGGGTCAGCCCACACCCCAGGTTGACGCCCAGGGCCTGC includes:
- a CDS encoding class I SAM-dependent methyltransferase gives rise to the protein MQQPRSRRRVRSTDTPTAAPCHDLAPDRQACLLERAQLQPVPSTLLIPLAARAHGGRYFPWLDCHDGVAKALLAQLGADVTATLDDLPTVLSVLWRTRAIKDAGRAFFAEHPQALGVNLGCGLTHHFQWLDTGANQWLDADLPEVMALRQPLLPPRAPRARHAEVDLAQPGWWKRLGLPSRSSAQPVLLVCEGVLMYLQPTQVHAVLAEFAQCAPPGSRIVLDVLTRQAVGHAARHPSVGPTGAEFCWGVGRMVELTTAHPRLRLLREQSAAEGYGWAGITLDALWRPWLGAPVYGVATLAVKD